The nucleotide window AATCAGGAAATAGGCACCCCGGTGCAGTGTGCTGAGGCCACCAGCTCCAGCACATTTAAAACCCTGGAAATGAAACCCTCCTCAAAGTACGTGTGTAATGAAATAAAAGGAGCCGATATATTCGCCCCTGACAGTACTCATGTACACATGGAAGGAGGGTATGCTGAAGGATTCCTTTCTGAAGGATTCATTTTAGAGCGGAAATTGTTTGATAAACAGCTTGCCATAGAATCAGCCAAAGCAGGTACTGATATCATGGTTAAAACCACTGCCAAGGACCTCATACGCAAAAATGGTGAGATTTGTGGAGTGGTTGCCAAGCATATGGGGCATACCATTGAAATTGAAGCAGACCTGGTAATTGCCGCCGATGGAATAGAATCCCGAATAGCCAAAATGGCAGGGCTTAAAACCCATCAGACCCCTCAAAGTCTTTTTTCATGTGCACAGTACGAGATGGTGGGTGTGGAGTGTGATCCCGATTATCTTCAATTTTATTTTGGTGAAAAAATAGCTCCCGGTGGATACGTGTGGATCTTTCCCAAAGGAGATGGCATCGCCAATGTGGGATTAGGTGTTAGGAGTGATACTGAAACTGCCTACAGTTTCCTTAAAAAATTTACATCAACCATGAATGCCACCCCAGTTGAGCTAAATATGGGCGGAGTTCCAGTATACGGGCCAGTGAAAAAAACATATGCTAGTGGTTTGATGGTAGTGGGAGATGCCGCCGGCCATGTAGAACCATTCACAGGCGGGGGAATTCATGTTACTGCACAATGTGCCCGTATTGCAGGGGAAGTGGCAGCAGAAGCCGTTGAAAATGAAAACACTTCTGAAAATTTTCTGAAAAAATATGAAAAACGCTGGCAAAAAGAAGTGGGAAAAGATCTAAAACAATCCCTTAAATATCGTAAAATACTGGATCAATTAACTGATGAAGAAATGGATAGTGTGGTAAAATTCATTAAAGAACAGGGTATGGAATCAATATCCAAAATGGCATTGCTGGGTTTTGTACGTGAACACCCTAAATTCTTAAAACTTTTAAAGGACATAATATTGTAAATTTACTAATTATAACTTCCATAGGATTATGATAATATTTATTCCCGGAGAGTGCTATGGATTCTGATGTGAATGTAGCCCAACTGGAATCTGGAACTGGGCTGGGATTGAGATCATCTCGGTTCAGAGTGTGATAAGTGCAATTTATCCAATTAGTATGTTCAATGGAGGCTATTAACAATGAAAAAAATGAAGTATGACGTAGTTGTTGTAGGCGGACGTATTGGAGGATCTACTGCCTCATTATTTGCCTCTAAAAATGATTTAGATGTGTTAATGATTGAAAAAAATCAGGAAATAGGCACCCCGGTGCAGTGTGCTGAGGCCACCAGCTCCAGCACATTTAAAACCCTGGAAATGAAACCCTCCTCAAAGTACGTGTGTAATGAAATAAAAGGAGCCGATGTATACGCCCCAGATGGTACGCATGGCCATCTGGAAGGGGGATATGCTGAAGGATTCATTTTAGAGCGGAAATTGTTTGATAAACAGCTTGCCATAGAATCAGCCAAAGCAGGTACTGATATCATGGTTAAAACCACTGCCAAGGACCTCATACGCAAAAATGGTCAGATTTGTGGAGTGGTTGCCAAGCATATGGGACATACCATTGAGATTGAAGCAGACATGGTAATTGCCGCCGATGGAATAGAATCCGGAATAGCCAAAATGGCAGGGCTTAAAACCCATCAGAGTCCCCAGAGTCTTTGTTCGTGTGCTCAGTACGAGATGGTGGGTGTGGAGTGTGATCCTGATTATCTTCAATTTTATTTTGGTGAAAAAATAGCTCCCGGCGGATACGCGTGGATCTTCCCCAAAGGAGATGGCATCGCCAATGTGGGTGTGGGTGTTAGGAGTGATACTGGAACTGCCTACAGTTTCCTTAAAAAATTTACTTCAACCATGGACGCCACCCCAGTTGAGCTAAATATGGGTGGAGTTCCAGTTCAGGGGCCGGTGAAAAGAACTTATGCAGATGGTCTGATGGTGGTGGGAGATGCTGCAGGACAGGTAGAACCATTCACAGGCGGGGGAATTCATGTTACTGCACAATGTGCCCGTATTGCAGGGGAAGTGGCAGTAGAAGCCATTGGAAAAGAAAACACTTCTGGAAATTTTCTGAAAAAATATGAAAAACGCTGGCAAAAAGAAGTGGGAAAAGATCTAAAACAATCCCTCAAGTATCGTAAAATAATGGATAAATTAACTGATAAAGAAATGAATATTGTGGCAGAATTCCTTAAAGAACAGGACCTGGAATCAATCCCAAAAATGGCGATGCTGGGTTTTGTACGTGATTACCCCCAATTTTTAAAACTTTTAAAGGACATACTATAGTATAATTATAACTTCCATCACACAATAGAATTATGATGATATTTATTCCCGGAGAGTGCTATGGATTCTGAAGTGAATGTAGCCCAACTGGAAGAAGAACAAGATGTTGAGGGTTTGATAAGAGCCCTTAAAGATCATGACTACCTTACCAGGAAAGAAGCAGCGCGTGCTTTGAAGAAAGTAGGGGATGAAACGGCAGTTCCTGCCCTTATAGAAGCTTTACGTTACAAGAGCTGGCACTTGGACTATGTTATCCTTAGTTCGGTTAGAGAAAATTCTGCAGAAGCTCTGGGAAGAATTGGAGATATTAGAGCTATTCCCGCCCTGATTGATTCCATGGAAGATGACCCTGACGAAGAAGTTAGGTTAAAATCAGCATGGGCTCTGGGAGAATTGGGTAACGAAGAAGCTGTGGATGCCTTAATCACTGCCCTGGAAGATAAGAACTGGAGTGTGCGAAGAACTTCTGCCAATGCTCTGGGAAGGATTGGTGATCATCGTGCTGTGCCCTACCTAATTAAAGCCCTGGAAGATAATGATTGGCATGTGCGTAAATACGCCGCAGTATCATTAGGAAAAATGCAGGACAAACAGGCCATTCCTGTTCTCCTGGAAGCAATGGATGATGAGGATGCAGATGTAAGGTGGAAGGCCATGCTGGCACTGGGAAAGCTGGGTGAAAGCGCAGTACCTCCACTGATAAAAACTCTTAAAAACAAAAACTGGAGAGTGAGAGCAAAAGCAGCCGAGGTTTTAGGTAAAATAGGGGGCGAAGACGCCCTCCATGCACTGATTAATCTTCTTGTGGGAAGAACAACCGACAAAAACCGCCATGTTAGGGGTAAAGCTGCCGAAGCTCTGGGAAGAATTGGAGATGAACAGGCATTCGAAGCCCTTAAAAACGCTCAAAAAGATGAATATAAATATGTAAGAGACAAGGCTGATGTTTCTATCCAAAAAATCCTTAAACCACGTAAAGAAATTCGTATTTTGAACTATGATAATGGAGAGGTATCTCTGGATTATTCTGAGCACTGGGAAATGGTCGAGACCTCTGACGCCAAGAAGGTGCTCCGTGGTTTATACGCCAATAACTCCATAACCCTATCCCTTAACAGAAATACAGACGTGGCTGAAATATCATCACTGGAATTTGCAGAGATGCTAAAAGATGTGTTCCGGATTCAGGGCAGTGAAGTAATTGATGAAATGGATTTTGAAAAATATGGGATGGAAGTCTACGAAATTTATGGTGAAAATAACGAGTTAACCCCCACCAGCATCTTAATTGTGTCATTTAAAAAGAATAATTTACTCTATTACTTATGGTTTGTAGGAGATCCGGTTGCATTCCAGGATGCAAGTGAAGACATAGAAATTATGGTGGATAGTTTCTATATATACGGTTAACCAAGGACACTGATACGACTAAAAAGGACATAATATGGAATTCAATTTATTTTTAAGACTCTTCAATTATTTAGAGAAATAGGTTTATAAAAAATATCTATTGAACTTTTTAAATGTATATTCTTTTAACATATATTCTGCTTTTAACATGTATTTCGGAGCGGTTAAAAGTTTATTAATTCAGTTTGTAACAAATTAATTTGCGGTTGCCAGTAACATTGTACTAAACAAAACATAAATTCTATTTAACTTCAAATTTACATATCTAAACTTGCCTACCCCCATACTAACTAATACATAAATAAAGAAAGCATGAAAAAGCATAAATTAAAGTTCTGTCATTATTTATTATCATGTCTTATTTGATATGCCAGAAATGTGGTGGTTATTACGAGCTAGAAGATGATGAGTCCCCCGAAGACTTTGATAGATGTCAATGCGGAGGAAAATTAATTTACACCGAACATCTGGATTTTGAAACCAGACCTAAAAGTAAAAAAAGTTATTCTATATTATTTGTTCTAATTATTCTGGTGTTAATTGCCTGCACATACGTGGCTTTAATCATGCCCAATTTTGGTGGACTCTCAGGAGCATCTCCCACAGTATTGGGTACAGACTCTAAAGGCGTGGTAACTAAACATGTTTTAACTTCTAATATTACAGCTAATCCTAATAAAAAGACCATAGCAGTAATTACTGGAATGCATCCCCGAGAAATATCAGCTAAAGAAGTTTTACCCGGCGTTCTAACTGCATATACACTAACTCACGATGTTAAAATTGTGAATTATCAAATAAATGTTACTAATAATCCTGAAGATTTCAACATTGGTCGTAAGAATGGTGAAAGCCTGGTTGCCCAGTATGTAATCCCAGATATTAAAAAATCTAATTACAGCCTAGTGATAATAGTTCACAACCATCAGCAAGGTTATGGTAATGGTTATTATATTGCCACTCCCACCATGGATGCAAAATCAGTTGCTTTAGGCGAATCTGTCCACAAGATTTTACCAAGTTTTAATTATTACAAAAGGACCAATGATGCAAAACCAGAACAAACATCGATCAACACTGTTGACAATCCAATAGTAAACGCTGGAACTCCTGTTTTTGTTTACGAAATCCCTGAATGGCTTGGAAATGCTGATGTTATCTCAAACTCCAATAAACTAATTGATGCAGTATTTAAGGTAATCTAATCCGAGTTTGCCTATAACACTTAAAAATACTTAAAAATACTTAAAAATCAAGTTTAAATGAGCATGATGAAATTAAAATCATTAAATTGATAATATTGAAACAGAAGACGAAATGGATATGGAATAAAAATAGGAAACAAATAGGGATAAATGTGGGAAAATTGAAAGGAAAATAGGGATAAATAAGGAGATTAAAAGGGAAAGGGAGATATGGATAAAGAGAGGGATAAATATGGAAAATAAAAACATCACTAATCCCAGAAAAACCAGTGATCTGAAAAAAATCACCAATTCCAATCCAAAAAAGATCCTGATATCAATTTGCAAGGCAGATGATCTATTCTTTGCAGTGGGAGTTTCCCCTGAAACTGAAAAGATAGTGAGGATTTTCCTACCACAATCCAGTAGAGAAATACTAGAAGAACAGATTTCCCAGGAATTTACTCACTTTGAATTAACTGAAAAATACAATAAAGTGGTAGAAGATATAATCAAAATTTATGAAGGGCAAAAAAGCGAATTTAAAATGGATATGCTGGATTTATCCACTAAAAAATCAGGAGCACGTCCTGGGCCGGTTTCCAATGATTTTGATCTTAAAGCTCTGCACTTGGTTTTTAAAATTCCCAGGGGAGAAGTTAAAACATATAAAGAAGTTGCAGAGTCCATGCAAAGTCGTGCCTGGAGGGCTGTGGGGAGTGCAATGGCCAGAAACCCGTTTCCATTGGTTATACCCTGCCATAGAGTGGTCAGATCTGATCTGAATCTGGGTAACTATGGTGGAGGGGTGGAAATGAAAAGAGAAATATTAAGAAAAGAAGGTGTGAAGATCAAAGGCCAACGTGTACTACGACCCTAATCTTCCAAAAAATTTGTTGAATAATCCAGAATAACTATTTTTCAAAGATTATCTTCAAAAATAAAACTATATAATGGGACTTTTTCCCATAATAACTAATTATCCTGCCTTATCTTTCAGAATATCTCATTAACCTGTGAATTATATTCAGAATAACTAATTATCCTGCCTTATCTTTCAGAATATCTCATTAACCTGTGAATTATATTCAGAATAACTAATTATCATGTATTATCTTCAGAATAACTAATTATTCAGGGATATATTTTAGTAAAAAATTAGGGTTAGTAAAAAATTAGGGATAATGAGTTCAGTTAGTTTAATCTGAACTCATCCATGAACCTAAAGCTTATCCTGGTAGGCTTTCATGGCTTCGTTAAGTACTTCTGTGTATGAAAGGTCTTTTTTGAGTTCCTCCAGATCTTCTACAGAGAAAATCTTCAGAACGTTATCTTTGCAAGCCTCTACACATGCGGGTAGTATCTGGTCTTCTGCATCCAGACACAGGGTGCATTTCTGAACTGCCTTTTTCTGGTCATCTATAACCAGCATACCCACTGGACAGGCTATCATGCACAAACGGCACATTATACAGGATTCCTCATCCACCATTAAAGTTCCATCTTCTTCCCGGATGGCACCGGTTGGACATATTCGGGCACAGGGAGCTTTATCAGGGTGACATTGTAGACAGAATACCGGTACTGTGCTGGTTTTTTTGGTTCTGGCCACTCCATGAGTTTTTTTACATGCATTGATGCAATCCTGGCACTCACTGCAACGGTGCGGATCAATTACCATCAGGGTCTTCATGTTATCACTTTTCCTATTTCACTAAAAATCTCAGTATTTGAAAAAATAGAATCTTAAGATAAAATCATTTTAATATCCTAAATTCTTTTTAATATCCTAAGATTCTTTATTACTTAACTATGCTTTCTCTTTAAGTTTATCCAAGAAATCTGGCACTCCAGATGAGTCTCGTGGACCAACCAGAACTTCCCATCCACTTTCATCCTCTATTTCTCCACTGACAGGGGCGGATAATCCAGGTATTATGAGTGTACGGGTATCCACCTTATCTTCAATACCAGTTTCTTTAATGAGATCAGCTACAGCTTCTGCATTTAACTGTCCTCCAGCCAAGGAAACATCCACAGCTCGACCTTCAGTGTCCAGTACCAACAGGTAAGCATTGGTTTTGCCTTTAATATCCCCTTCCACAGTGTAGAAGGTGAGGGCGAAGTTGGTGGTCATGAGCACTGGTGAGTTTTTATCCAGTTCACCGAATTCATAGAGACCAGGATCCACTGCCTGTGGCTTTCTGGGGTCTGTGTATATTCCCTGTCTCAGGGTGAGGACGGGTATTAATTCCCAGATGTTGGTTCCATGGAATATCAGGATATCCGCGTATTTGTTCATGAGAGTGGCGGCGATGGTGGCCTCCCTGATACCTCCCTGTATTTCATCTTTTTCATATAGCCAGGTGAGGGCAGGAATTCCCAGTAATGGGAAGCGGAAGTCTTCATCACGTTCTTCAATTGCCAGGCGACGGATCATAACGAAGTTATCCAAACTGTCACCAATACCATCTTCTACAAAGGTTCCAGGGTCCAGGACAATATCTTCTATTCCTTTTTTCCGGATGGTTCTGCTGATCTGTTTCATTTTCTCCAAATCATTTGGGGAGAATATGGCTACAGGACAGTTGTATTCTAGAGCCAGGGCTGCCATTTCTTCCAGATTAGATTCATTGATTGCATATATTAGTGGCCTTTCATCACCCACTTTCTCTAGGGCTGCTTTCATAGCCGCAGGGTCAAATGAACATAGGATGATAGGCAATTTAGATGCTTTTAATTTCAAAGCAGCTTCTGCGAATTTTTCTGCATCTCCAGATGCGTTTCTGAGGGCGATGGCATCGAGGGTGAGCATTTCACCGATCCTTTCAAACTCGGTTTCTTCTATGGTTTTAACCCGTTCTGCGAATTCTGCATCACTCAGGTTATCGGATATGTCAATAACCAGGGAAGTGGGATTGTAGTAGGTTAACTCGTAACGGTACAGTACCTCATCTCCACCGATGGTGATGGTTTTATCACCGGTTCCTATGGTTATCTCACGTACTGCTGGTGCTAGCATGGCTTCCAGTTTGGAGAATCCTTCTTCAGTGAGTTCTGTGCACAGTTCCAGTGGTGCTTCTTTTTCTGAAAGTTTGGTGGCGAAGGCCAT belongs to uncultured Methanobacterium sp. and includes:
- a CDS encoding NAD(P)/FAD-dependent oxidoreductase → MRKIKYDVVVVGGRIGGSTASLFASKNDLDVLMIEKNQEIGTPVQCAEATSSSTFKTLEMKPSSKYVCNEIKGADIFAPDSTHVHMEGGYAEGFLSEGFILERKLFDKQLAIESAKAGTDIMVKTTAKDLIRKNGEICGVVAKHMGHTIEIEADLVIAADGIESRIAKMAGLKTHQTPQSLFSCAQYEMVGVECDPDYLQFYFGEKIAPGGYVWIFPKGDGIANVGLGVRSDTETAYSFLKKFTSTMNATPVELNMGGVPVYGPVKKTYASGLMVVGDAAGHVEPFTGGGIHVTAQCARIAGEVAAEAVENENTSENFLKKYEKRWQKEVGKDLKQSLKYRKILDQLTDEEMDSVVKFIKEQGMESISKMALLGFVREHPKFLKLLKDIIL
- a CDS encoding NAD(P)/FAD-dependent oxidoreductase — translated: MKKMKYDVVVVGGRIGGSTASLFASKNDLDVLMIEKNQEIGTPVQCAEATSSSTFKTLEMKPSSKYVCNEIKGADVYAPDGTHGHLEGGYAEGFILERKLFDKQLAIESAKAGTDIMVKTTAKDLIRKNGQICGVVAKHMGHTIEIEADMVIAADGIESGIAKMAGLKTHQSPQSLCSCAQYEMVGVECDPDYLQFYFGEKIAPGGYAWIFPKGDGIANVGVGVRSDTGTAYSFLKKFTSTMDATPVELNMGGVPVQGPVKRTYADGLMVVGDAAGQVEPFTGGGIHVTAQCARIAGEVAVEAIGKENTSGNFLKKYEKRWQKEVGKDLKQSLKYRKIMDKLTDKEMNIVAEFLKEQDLESIPKMAMLGFVRDYPQFLKLLKDIL
- a CDS encoding HEAT repeat domain-containing protein: MDSEVNVAQLEEEQDVEGLIRALKDHDYLTRKEAARALKKVGDETAVPALIEALRYKSWHLDYVILSSVRENSAEALGRIGDIRAIPALIDSMEDDPDEEVRLKSAWALGELGNEEAVDALITALEDKNWSVRRTSANALGRIGDHRAVPYLIKALEDNDWHVRKYAAVSLGKMQDKQAIPVLLEAMDDEDADVRWKAMLALGKLGESAVPPLIKTLKNKNWRVRAKAAEVLGKIGGEDALHALINLLVGRTTDKNRHVRGKAAEALGRIGDEQAFEALKNAQKDEYKYVRDKADVSIQKILKPRKEIRILNYDNGEVSLDYSEHWEMVETSDAKKVLRGLYANNSITLSLNRNTDVAEISSLEFAEMLKDVFRIQGSEVIDEMDFEKYGMEVYEIYGENNELTPTSILIVSFKKNNLLYYLWFVGDPVAFQDASEDIEIMVDSFYIYG
- a CDS encoding MGMT family protein, with translation MENKNITNPRKTSDLKKITNSNPKKILISICKADDLFFAVGVSPETEKIVRIFLPQSSREILEEQISQEFTHFELTEKYNKVVEDIIKIYEGQKSEFKMDMLDLSTKKSGARPGPVSNDFDLKALHLVFKIPRGEVKTYKEVAESMQSRAWRAVGSAMARNPFPLVIPCHRVVRSDLNLGNYGGGVEMKREILRKEGVKIKGQRVLRP
- a CDS encoding 4Fe-4S dicluster domain-containing protein; translation: MKTLMVIDPHRCSECQDCINACKKTHGVARTKKTSTVPVFCLQCHPDKAPCARICPTGAIREEDGTLMVDEESCIMCRLCMIACPVGMLVIDDQKKAVQKCTLCLDAEDQILPACVEACKDNVLKIFSVEDLEELKKDLSYTEVLNEAMKAYQDKL
- the acsC gene encoding acetyl-CoA decarbonylase/synthase complex subunit gamma — translated: MQVTAMDIYRLLPQTNCEDCDEAACGEASCMAFATKLSEKEAPLELCTELTEEGFSKLEAMLAPAVREITIGTGDKTITIGGDEVLYRYELTYYNPTSLVIDISDNLSDAEFAERVKTIEETEFERIGEMLTLDAIALRNASGDAEKFAEAALKLKASKLPIILCSFDPAAMKAALEKVGDERPLIYAINESNLEEMAALALEYNCPVAIFSPNDLEKMKQISRTIRKKGIEDIVLDPGTFVEDGIGDSLDNFVMIRRLAIEERDEDFRFPLLGIPALTWLYEKDEIQGGIREATIAATLMNKYADILIFHGTNIWELIPVLTLRQGIYTDPRKPQAVDPGLYEFGELDKNSPVLMTTNFALTFYTVEGDIKGKTNAYLLVLDTEGRAVDVSLAGGQLNAEAVADLIKETGIEDKVDTRTLIIPGLSAPVSGEIEDESGWEVLVGPRDSSGVPDFLDKLKEKA